The following proteins are co-located in the Sphingomonas donggukensis genome:
- a CDS encoding phosphoribosyltransferase, with protein MPTLTPYTHDAFLAAVDTLTTRLADDDWGTTLLVGVGRGGLVPAVFLSHATGLPMVSIDFSTPIPEFNAALIEALAARTRQGERLLFIEDINDSGRTIAAIRAQLDVAGADAANARFAVLLDNAISVQRVEYAARTIDRTVTKDWFVFPWEAVAPDTAIVEDANAVPERIA; from the coding sequence ATGCCGACGCTGACGCCCTACACTCACGACGCTTTCCTCGCCGCGGTCGACACGCTGACCACGCGACTGGCGGACGACGACTGGGGCACGACCCTGCTGGTCGGGGTCGGGCGCGGCGGGCTGGTGCCGGCGGTGTTCCTCAGCCACGCGACCGGCCTGCCGATGGTGTCGATCGATTTCTCGACCCCGATCCCCGAATTCAACGCCGCGCTGATCGAGGCGCTGGCCGCGCGCACCCGCCAGGGCGAGCGGTTGCTGTTCATCGAGGATATCAACGATTCGGGCCGCACCATCGCCGCCATACGTGCGCAGCTGGATGTCGCCGGCGCCGACGCCGCCAACGCGCGCTTCGCGGTGCTGCTCGACAACGCGATCTCGGTCCAGCGGGTCGAATATGCCGCCCGCACCATCGACCGGACGGTGACGAAGGACTGGTTCGTCTTTCCATGGGAAGCGGTCGCGCCCGACACTGCGATCGTCGAGGATGCCAACGCCGTGCCCGAACGGATCGCCTGA
- a CDS encoding adenosine deaminase, whose translation MTDIDAFIAGLPKAELHLHIEGSLEPELMFALAERNGVAIPYASVDEVRAAYDFSNLQDFLDIYYAGADVLRTRQDFHDLALAYFDRAAADGVVHAEIFFDPQTHTARGIAFDTVIQGLLDGMAAAEAKHGLTSKLILCFLRHLSEEEAFATLAEAEPWLDRIAGVGLDSSEVGHPPAKFARVFAAAAGKGLKRVAHAGEEGPPEYVHEALDLLHIDRLDHGNRSLEDAALTARLARTGMTLTVCPLSNVKLCNVASMDVHPIDAMLRQGLRATINSDDPAYFGGYVGENYRAAAHARGLSKDDLTMLARNSFLGSFLPDADVAAHLAKLDAYVERSR comes from the coding sequence ATGACCGATATCGACGCCTTCATCGCGGGCCTGCCCAAGGCCGAACTCCACCTGCATATCGAGGGTAGCCTGGAGCCGGAACTGATGTTCGCGCTCGCCGAGCGGAACGGCGTCGCCATCCCCTACGCGTCGGTCGACGAGGTCCGCGCGGCCTACGACTTTTCGAACCTGCAGGACTTCCTCGACATCTATTATGCCGGGGCCGACGTCCTGCGCACGCGCCAGGATTTCCACGACCTCGCGCTTGCCTATTTCGACCGCGCCGCCGCGGACGGCGTCGTCCATGCCGAGATTTTCTTCGATCCCCAGACCCACACCGCGCGCGGAATCGCGTTCGACACGGTGATCCAGGGGTTGCTCGACGGCATGGCCGCGGCGGAGGCGAAGCATGGCCTGACGTCGAAGCTGATCCTGTGCTTCCTGCGCCATCTGTCGGAAGAGGAGGCGTTCGCGACGCTGGCCGAGGCGGAACCCTGGCTCGATCGCATCGCCGGGGTCGGGCTCGATTCGTCCGAAGTCGGCCACCCGCCCGCCAAATTCGCGCGCGTATTCGCCGCCGCGGCGGGCAAGGGGCTGAAGCGCGTCGCCCACGCCGGCGAGGAAGGCCCGCCCGAGTACGTCCACGAAGCGCTCGACCTGCTCCACATCGACCGGCTCGACCACGGCAACCGCAGCCTCGAGGATGCGGCACTCACCGCCCGCCTCGCCCGCACCGGCATGACGCTGACCGTCTGCCCGCTGTCGAACGTGAAGCTCTGCAACGTCGCATCGATGGACGTCCACCCGATCGACGCGATGCTGCGCCAGGGCCTGCGCGCGACGATCAATTCCGACGATCCCGCCTATTTCGGCGGCTACGTCGGCGAAAACTACCGCGCCGCCGCCCATGCCCGCGGCCTGTCAAAGGACGATCTGACGATGCTCGCGCGCAACAGCTTCCTCGGCTCATTCCTGCCCGATGCCGACGTCGCCGCGCATCTGGCAAAGCTCGACGCCTATGTGGAGCGCAGCCGGTGA
- a CDS encoding NAD kinase, which yields MSDFARRALVASNTPPAQAAAADLRDTYDWVPIEEADLIVALGGDGFMLDTLHAMLETRRSVPVFGMNLGTVGFLMNEWRLADLDHRLARAKPFRVSPLTMTATTIAGETRVLPAINEVSLLRETRQTAKLQVTVNDRVVLPELVCDGILAATPAGSTAYNLSANGPILPLGSALVALTPISAFRPRRWRGAILPEKARIGITVLDSEKRPVSAVADQREVRDVAQVDIAIDHLRDLTLMFDPEHALDDRITMEQFVA from the coding sequence ATGAGCGATTTCGCGCGTCGCGCCCTCGTCGCGTCGAACACCCCGCCTGCACAGGCCGCCGCCGCCGACCTGCGCGACACCTATGACTGGGTGCCGATCGAGGAGGCGGACCTGATCGTGGCGCTGGGCGGCGACGGCTTCATGCTCGACACGCTGCACGCCATGCTCGAGACGCGGCGCAGCGTGCCGGTGTTCGGCATGAACCTCGGCACGGTCGGTTTCCTGATGAACGAGTGGCGGCTGGCCGATCTCGACCACCGGTTGGCCCGCGCGAAGCCGTTCCGCGTGTCGCCGCTGACGATGACCGCGACGACCATCGCGGGCGAGACGCGCGTGCTGCCCGCGATCAACGAAGTATCGCTGCTGCGCGAAACTCGCCAGACCGCGAAGCTGCAGGTGACGGTCAACGACCGCGTCGTCCTGCCCGAGTTGGTGTGCGACGGTATCCTCGCGGCGACCCCGGCTGGCTCCACCGCGTACAATCTGTCCGCCAACGGCCCGATCCTGCCGCTCGGCTCGGCGCTGGTCGCCCTCACCCCGATCAGCGCGTTCCGCCCGCGGCGCTGGCGCGGCGCGATCCTCCCTGAAAAGGCGCGAATCGGCATCACCGTGCTCGATTCGGAAAAGCGCCCGGTCAGCGCCGTCGCCGACCAGCGCGAAGTCCGCGACGTGGCGCAGGTCGATATCGCCATCGACCACCTGCGCGACCTGACGCTGATGTTCGATCCCGAACACGCGCTCGACGACCGCATAACGATGGAACAGTTCGTCGCGTAG
- the moaA gene encoding GTP 3',8-cyclase MoaA: protein MSEPAPLIDRHGRTIRYLRVSVTDRCDLRCRYCMAEQMTFLPRAKLLALEEIAIIAERFMARGVRKIRLSGGEPLVRRDIGDLVRRLGRHVGHGLDELTMTTNATQLAEHAAALADAGIRRINVSLDSRDPDRFRFITRHGDVDQVLGGIFAARDAGLAVKINMVALAGLNEDEIPSMLAWCGDNGFDLSLIETMPLGAIDEDRTDRFVPLTRVFEALSEQMTLTRDSYQSGGPARYWRTPWGTRLGVISPLTANFCDGCNRVRLTTEGTLYSCLGHDDHVDLKAALRDGGIDALDAAIDRALAIKPRAHDFRIDAPAPAVARHMSVTGG, encoded by the coding sequence ATGTCGGAACCTGCGCCGCTCATCGACCGCCACGGCCGCACGATCCGCTATCTGCGCGTGTCGGTGACCGACCGTTGCGACCTGCGCTGCCGTTACTGCATGGCCGAGCAGATGACGTTCCTGCCGCGCGCGAAGCTGCTGGCGCTGGAGGAAATCGCTATCATCGCCGAGCGGTTCATGGCGCGCGGCGTGCGCAAGATCCGGCTGTCGGGCGGCGAGCCGCTGGTGCGCCGCGACATCGGCGATCTCGTCCGGCGGCTGGGCCGGCACGTCGGGCACGGCCTCGACGAGCTGACGATGACCACCAACGCCACCCAGCTGGCCGAGCACGCCGCCGCGCTCGCCGATGCCGGCATCCGCCGCATCAACGTCAGCCTCGACAGCCGCGACCCCGACCGGTTCCGTTTCATCACGCGCCACGGCGACGTCGATCAGGTGCTGGGCGGCATCTTCGCCGCGCGCGACGCGGGGCTGGCGGTGAAGATCAACATGGTCGCGCTCGCCGGGCTGAACGAGGACGAGATTCCGTCGATGCTCGCCTGGTGCGGCGACAACGGCTTCGACCTCAGCCTGATCGAGACGATGCCGCTGGGCGCGATCGACGAGGACCGCACCGACCGCTTCGTACCCCTGACGCGCGTGTTCGAGGCGTTGTCTGAGCAGATGACGCTGACCCGCGATTCCTACCAGAGCGGCGGGCCGGCGCGTTACTGGCGGACGCCGTGGGGCACGCGCCTCGGCGTCATCTCGCCGCTCACCGCTAATTTCTGCGACGGCTGCAACCGCGTGCGCCTGACGACCGAGGGCACGCTCTATTCCTGTCTCGGCCACGACGATCATGTCGACCTGAAGGCGGCGCTGCGCGACGGCGGGATCGACGCGCTCGACGCCGCGATCGACCGGGCGTTGGCGATCAAGCCGCGCGCGCACGACTTCCGCATCGACGCCCCCGCGCCCGCCGTCGCCCGCCACATGAGCGTCACCGGCGGATGA
- a CDS encoding EAL domain-containing protein produces the protein MLSFFTTLPDKGAVPATAARPVFILSFRQRDELAASVALAGWRAVAARRGEGLERRLAASGAAVVVIDARGAVTEGLEAARAIGGSVTAAGRAMLVLVSRNDAGALTDFYDAGATHFLASPMREIELVQALRFADRHARRVSGGWVSEAAAADPLGWRYDHAARSLQLTQALAGAVGLPGGTAPGRALAALDGDVRGLLRDALRRLEAHGTAAFAHDLAGVGRVVQHLQRDARSGRIHALVEPLGSVPDAGAALRDVFPRRSRSIAALAGDLSQALDRGEIEILFQPQVALDTGAIVGVEALSRWHHPRLGEVGAEALLAAAEHGGRSVPLSSYLQNRAFAAAARWPATLAHLRVAVNVAAADIAAPGFVDLLLDRIDTSGLARERVTIEVTEGALIENLAGAASELAVLREAGCRIAIDDFGTGYSSLAYLSALPIDYLKLDRALTRRIVAAPRDRVIVRGVIDMARSLGMAIIAEGVETADQRDALAAEGCAWYQGYLCAPPLDSVALARLVAG, from the coding sequence ATGCTGTCTTTCTTCACCACTTTGCCCGACAAGGGCGCCGTGCCCGCAACCGCCGCCCGCCCCGTGTTCATCCTGTCGTTCCGCCAGCGCGACGAGCTGGCGGCTTCGGTCGCGCTTGCCGGGTGGCGCGCGGTGGCGGCGCGGCGTGGCGAGGGGCTGGAGCGCAGGCTGGCCGCGAGCGGCGCAGCGGTGGTCGTGATCGACGCGCGCGGCGCGGTTACGGAGGGGCTGGAGGCGGCGCGCGCGATCGGCGGCAGCGTGACGGCGGCGGGCCGCGCGATGCTGGTGCTGGTGTCGCGCAACGATGCCGGCGCGCTCACCGACTTCTACGACGCCGGGGCGACCCATTTCCTGGCGAGCCCGATGCGCGAGATCGAACTGGTCCAGGCGCTGCGCTTCGCCGATCGCCACGCGCGGCGCGTGTCGGGCGGCTGGGTGAGCGAGGCGGCGGCCGCCGACCCGCTCGGCTGGCGATACGATCATGCCGCGCGCTCGCTGCAGCTGACGCAGGCGCTGGCCGGGGCGGTCGGATTGCCCGGCGGGACCGCCCCCGGGCGGGCGCTCGCGGCGCTCGATGGCGATGTGCGCGGCCTGCTGCGCGATGCGCTGCGCCGCCTCGAAGCGCATGGCACCGCCGCCTTCGCGCACGATCTGGCGGGCGTGGGCCGCGTCGTCCAGCACCTGCAGCGCGACGCCCGCAGCGGTCGCATCCACGCGCTGGTCGAGCCTTTGGGGTCGGTGCCCGATGCGGGCGCGGCGCTGCGCGACGTGTTCCCGCGCCGGTCGCGCTCGATCGCGGCGCTGGCGGGCGATTTGTCGCAGGCGCTCGATCGCGGCGAGATCGAGATATTGTTCCAGCCGCAGGTCGCGCTGGACACCGGCGCGATCGTCGGCGTCGAGGCGCTGTCGCGCTGGCACCACCCGCGGCTGGGGGAGGTCGGGGCGGAGGCTTTGCTGGCCGCGGCGGAGCATGGCGGGCGATCGGTGCCGCTTTCCTCCTACCTCCAGAACCGCGCGTTCGCGGCGGCGGCGCGGTGGCCGGCGACGCTGGCGCACCTGCGCGTCGCGGTGAACGTCGCCGCGGCGGACATCGCCGCGCCCGGCTTCGTCGACCTGCTGCTCGACCGGATAGACACCAGCGGCCTCGCCCGCGAGCGCGTGACGATCGAGGTGACCGAGGGCGCGCTGATCGAGAATCTTGCCGGTGCGGCGTCCGAACTCGCCGTCCTGCGCGAGGCCGGATGCCGGATCGCGATCGACGATTTCGGCACCGGCTATTCGAGCCTTGCGTATCTCAGCGCGCTGCCCATCGACTATCTGAAGCTCGACCGGGCACTGACCCGCCGCATCGTCGCGGCACCGCGCGACCGGGTGATCGTGCGCGGCGTGATCGACATGGCGCGGTCGCTCGGCATGGCGATCATCGCCGAGGGGGTCGAGACCGCGGACCAGCGCGATGCGCTCGCCGCTGAGGGGTGCGCCTGGTACCAGGGCTATCTTTGCGCGCCTCCGCTCGACAGCGTGGCGCTGGCGCGGCTGGTGGCGGGCTAG
- a CDS encoding GAF domain-containing protein, which yields MFERFRKRESRAAVEALPGAETPDFAVAATRADVIALLHAVARDLAGADGITVVERRGDEIEYLTEDAVAPLWSGHRFPVRSCVTGMAMIANAPIVIPDIATDPRVPLHLYLSTFVRSMAVFPIGHDAPTMALGLYWRTTGPASDAALARIADLARAAGDALARVEASPRAA from the coding sequence ATGTTCGAACGGTTTCGCAAACGAGAGTCGCGAGCGGCAGTCGAGGCCCTGCCCGGCGCCGAGACACCGGATTTCGCGGTGGCGGCCACCCGCGCCGACGTCATCGCCCTGCTGCACGCGGTGGCCCGCGACCTGGCCGGGGCGGACGGCATCACCGTGGTCGAACGGCGCGGTGACGAGATCGAATATCTGACCGAGGACGCGGTCGCGCCGCTGTGGTCGGGGCATCGCTTTCCGGTGCGAAGCTGCGTCACCGGCATGGCGATGATCGCCAACGCGCCGATCGTGATCCCCGACATCGCGACCGACCCGCGCGTGCCGCTGCACCTCTACCTGTCCACCTTCGTTCGGAGCATGGCGGTGTTCCCGATCGGCCATGACGCGCCGACGATGGCACTCGGGCTGTACTGGCGAACCACCGGACCCGCGAGCGACGCGGCGCTGGCGCGCATTGCCGACCTGGCGCGTGCGGCCGGGGACGCGCTGGCCCGCGTCGAAGCGAGCCCGCGCGCGGCCTAG